Sequence from the Ornithinimicrobium humiphilum genome:
CGGCATGATCCTGGGCACCCTGGCCGGCGGCATCGGCGGCTGGGTCGACGCGCTCGTGATGCGCGTCGTCGACGTGATGCTCTCCATCCCGTCGCTGCTCATGGCCTTCTCGCTCGCGGCGATGTTCGCCCGGCCCAGCCAGTGGACGGTGATCCTGGCGATCGCCATCATCCAGATCCCGATCTTCGCCCGTCTGCTGCGCGGGTCGATGATGGCCCAGCGGCACAGCGACCACGTGCTGGCCGCCCGCGCCCTGGGCGTGCGACCCCCGGCGATCGTCTTCCGGCACATGCTGCCCAACTCCGTCGGTCCGGTCATCGTGCAGGGCACGCTGGTGCTCGCGGTGGCGATCATCGACGCCGCCGCCCTGTCCTTCCTCGGCCTCGGCAACGCCGACGACACCCAGCCCGAGTGGGGCCAGATGCTCGGCCGCGCGCAGCAGTACTTCAACACCCACCCCGAGGTCGCGGTCTACCCGGCGCTGTGCATCATCGTCGTCGCCCTCGGCTTCACCCTCGTGGGCGAGTCGCTCCGCGAGGCCCTCGACCCCAAGTCCCGCCGCTGAGGAGGCACCCGTGACCGCCCAGCCCACCACCGTTCCCACCACGCCCCACCACCGCGGCGACGAGCCGCTCCTCTCGGTGCGGGACCTCCGCGTCACCTTCGGCAAGGGAGCCAAGGCCTTCCGTGCCGTCGACGGCGTCGACTTCGACGTCTACCCCGGCCAGACCGTCGGCCTCGTCGGCGAGTCGGGGTGCGGCAAGTCCGTCACCTCGCTGGCCATCATGGGCCTGCTGCCCGCCCGCGGCAACACCGTCGAGGGGTCGGTCCGCTTCGCCGGCGACGACCTGCTCGCGATGCGGCCCGACCAGCTGCGTGACCGCCGCGGGCGCGACCTGGCGATGATCTTCCAGGACCCGCTCTCCTCGCTGAACCCGGTCGTCCCGCTCGGCGTCCAGGTCGCCGAGGTCATCCAGCGGCACAAGGGCAGGAACCGCTCCGACGCGCAGCGGGAGGCAGCCGAGATGCTGCGCAGGGTCGGCATCCCCGACCCCACGCGCCGGCTCAAGGAGTACCCCCACCAGCTCTCGGGCGGCATGCGCCAGCGCGCGCTCATCGCCATGGCGCTGGCCTGCGAGCCCCGGCTGCTCATCGCCGACGAGCCGACCACGGCGCTCGACGTCACCATCCAGGCGCAGATCCTCGCGCTGCTCAAGGAGCTGGTGCAGGAGTCCGGGACCGCGCTGATCATGATCACCCACGACCTGGGCGTCGTCGCCGGGCTGTGCGACGAGGTCAACGTCCTCTACGCGGGGCGGATCGTCGAGCGCGCCCAGCGGCACGACCTCTTCGCGGCGCCGCGCCACCCCTACACCGGCGGCCTGCTGGCCTCCATCCCCCGGCTCCACGAGGAGCGCGGCCGCCGGCTCACCCCGGTCCCCGGGTCGGTCTCCGACAACATCCCGTGGACCTCCGGCTGCGCCTTCGCCCCGCGCTGCGCCAGCGCGATCGAGGTATGCCGTGAGCTCACCCCCCAGCTCGTCAGCGACACCGAGGCGGTCGGCGAGGACCGGCTGCTGCGCTGCCACAACCCGTTGACGGCCAACCCGGTGGACGACACCCCCACCGTCGAGGAGGAGGCCCGATGAGCACGCCCGACGCCACCCAGCCCGCCCCGAGCACCGGTCCGCGCGGCAGCGCCACCGCGACCGCCGAGCCGGACGTCCTCCTGGACGTCCGCGGCCTCAAGGTCCACTTCCCGATCAAGAAGGGCGTGATCGTCGACCGCACGGTCGGCCACGTCTACGCCGTCGACGGCGTGGACCTGCAGATCCGCCGCGGCGAGACCTACGGCCTCGTCGGCGAGTCGGGCTGCGGCAAGTCCACGCTGGGGCGGGCGATCCTGCGCCTGGAGGAGCTCACCGAGGGCTCCGTGCTCTTCGAGGGCACCGACCTCGCCTCGCTCAAGGGCGAGGAGCTGCGCCGCCAGCGACGGCACATGCAGATGGTCTTCCAGGACCCGCTGGGCAGCCTCGACCCGCGCCAGACCGTCGAGCAGCTGCTGCTCGAGGGGATGCGTGCCCACGGGCTGACCAAGGACGGCGACGCCCGTGAGCGCCTCGGGCAGCTGCTCCAGGAGGTGGGCCTGCCCCGCACCGCGCTGTCCAAGTACCCGCACGAGTTCTCCGGCGGCCAGCGCCAGCGCGTCGGCATCGCCCGGGCGCTGTCGGTCAACCCCTCGCTCATCGTCGCGGACGAGCCCGTGAGCGCCCTCGACGTCTCGGTGCAGGCTCAGGTCATCAACCTGCTCGCCGACCTGCAGGAGGAGCTGGGGCTGACCTACCTGATCATCGCCCACGACCTCGCCGTGGTCCGCCACATCAGCGACCGCGTGGGCGTGATGTACCTCGGCGCCCTCGTGGAGGAGGCGGACGCGGACGACCTCTACCAGGAGCCGCTGCACCCCTACACGCGGGCGCTGCTCTCGGCCGTCCCCGTGCCCGACCCGACGGTCGAGGACACCCGCGAGCAGATCCTCCTGGTCGGTGACCTCCCGTCCCCCGCCAACCCGCCCGCCGGGTGCCGCTTCCACACCCGCTGCCCGTGGCGCCAGGAGACGCGCTGCGACACCGAGCGTCCGCAGCTGCGGACCGTGGAGATCAACGGGGTCCCGGCCAGCCACCGGGTGGCCTGCCACTGGGCCGAGCAGATCGCCAGCGGCGAGCTGCGGCGCCACGCGGTCAAGCCCCAGGACGTCACCGATCCGACGCTGACGGAGCACGACGTGGACACCGCGCTGGGCGCCAAGGGCACGGCCTTCCCCGGCGTCGTCGACGGCGCCTGAGCCGCGTCCGGTGCGCACCGGACCCGGCGCAGCGGGCCGACAGGCCGTCGCTACCCTTCGCCCATGAGCAGCTCCCGCCCCCGTGTCCTCGTCGTGCGCCACGAGGACGAGTGCCCCGTGGCGGGCATCGAGTCCTGGCTGGCCGACGTCGGCGTCGGCTGCGACGTCCTGCCCGCCTACCAGGGCCTGCCGGTCCCTGCGGAGCTGGTCGACCACGACGGGCTCGTCGTGCTGGGCGGGCACATGGGCGCCGACGACGACGCCGACAACCCCTGGCTCGCGCCGACGCGGTCGCTGGTCGCGGCGAGCGCCCGGGCCGGACGCCCCGTGCTCGGCGTGTGCCTGGGGCACCAGCTCTCCGCCGTCGCCCTCGGTGGCCGGGTGACGCGCAACCCCCACGGCGGCACGCGTGCGCTGCTGCCCTTCGGCGCGACCGACGAGGGGCTGACCGACGCGCTCACCTCCGCGCTGCCCGCCGGCTCCCCCGTCGTGCACTGGAACGACGACGTGGTCGTCGAGCTCCCGCCGTCGGCCGTCGCGCTGGCCACCGCGCCGGACGGCACCGTGCAGGCCGCCCGGTTCGGCGAGCGCGCGTGGGGCGTGCAGTTCCACCCGGAGGTCGACCTGGCCGTGGTCCGCGGGTGGGCCGACGGCAGCCACCCGGTCGAGGAGCAGGCCGCGCTCGGCCAGCTGGAGGCCCGGCTGAGCGAGCTGCAGCAGCCGTGGGCGGCCCTCGTGCGGCGCTTCGGCGAGATCGTCTCCGCGGCCGGGCTGGAGGTCAGCGCCGCGGTGCGGTGACGACCATCACGGGGCAGACGGCCGAGCGCATGACGCGCTGGCTGACCGACCCGAGGAGGCGCCCGGTGAAGGCGCCCCGGCCGCGGCTGCCGACGACGACGAGGTCGACGTCGCGCGAGGCCTCCGTCAGCGTCGGGACGATGGGTCCCCGGCGCACCTGGTAGTCGACCTGCACGTCCGGGTGGTCCTGCAGCGCGGGGCGCAGCACGTCGCGGAGCATCTCCTCGCGGTCGCGCTCGATCTGCTTCCACTCCGGGCTGTCGGGCTCGGTGACGACGTAGCCGTTGACGACCTCGAGGTACCACGCGGTGACCGCGGTGATGCTGGAGCCGCTGAGCGCGGCATACCTCACGGCGGCGCGCGCCGCGGCCTCGCTGTCGTCGCTGCCGTCGATCGCCACCGCGATGCGTCCGGTGTCGAGGGCCTCGACGTCCACCTCGGGGTTGATCACGACGACCGGCACGGTCGCGTGGGCCGCGACCCCGATGGACGTGGTCCCGAGGACGAACTCCTCCAGGGCGCCCTTGCGGCCGGTGCCGACCACGATCAGGGCGGCCTGGCCCTGGTGCTCGAGCAGGGACCGGACCGGCGAGCCGCGCTCGACCACCGTGGTCGCGGTGATGCCGAGCTCCTCGGCCAGCGCGGTCACGGTCTCGCGCACGGCCTCCGCGCGCGCGTCCTCGGCCTCGAGCAGCGCGGTGATGTCGGGCGCCCCGGCACCCGCGGCCCGGGCCGCCAGCGCCTCGGGCTCGCTGGAGTGCACCGCCACCAGCGGCAGTCCCGTGCGGTGGGCCAGCTTCGCCGCCCAGCGCAGCGCCGGACCGTCCGAGGCGCCGCCGTCGGCCCCTACCACGATCGACCGTGCATCCTCGCTCATCGACGACCACCTCTCGCGCCATTACTACGGGTTGTCGCAGCCATCCTAGCGAACCGGGGCGGGCCCCCGGGAGGGAGCCGGAGACCGCGCGGGAGGGGCGCCGCCACGTTTAGTAGCCTCGGACCGAAACCCGTCCCCCGTCCAAGACCGCAGGAGACCTTCGCATGTCCACGATCATCTACACGCGTACCGACGAGGCTCCCCTGCTGGCGACGTACTCGCTCAAGCCGATCATCGAGGCCTTCGCGGGGGCCGCCGGGATCGACGTCGAGACCCGGGACATCTCGCTGGCCGGGCGCATCCTGGCCCAGTTCCCCGAGCGGCTCACCGAGGAGCAGCGCCAGCCCGACGCCCTCGCCGAGCTGGGCGAGCTGGCCACCCGGCCCGAGGCCAACATCATCAAGCTCCCGAACATCTCCGCGTCCGTGCCGCAGCTGCGCGCCGCGATCGCCGAGCTGCAGGCGCAGGGCTACGACATCCCGGACTACCCCGAGTCCCCCTCCACCGACGAGGAGCGCGACGTCCGGGCCCGCTACGACAAGGTCAAGGGCTCCGCGGTCAACCCGGTCCTGCGCGAGGGCAACTCCGACCGCCGCGCCCCCGAGGCGGTCAAGAACTACGCCCGCACCCGCCCGCACTCGATGGGCGCCTGGTCGCCCGACAGCCGCACCCGCGTCGCCACCATGGGCGAGCACGACTTCGCCAGCAACGAGAAGTCGGTGGTCCTCGAGGCCGCGGACACCCTCACCATCAAGCACGTCGCCGCCGACGGCACCGAGACGGTCCTCAAGGGGTCCGTCCCGGTCGAGGCCGGCGAGGTCGTGGACGGCACCTTCATGGACGCCGCCGCGCTGCGCACCTTCCTCGCCGAGCAGGTCGCCGAGGCCGCTGACGAGGACATCCTCCTCAGCCTCCACCTCAAGGCCACGATGATGAAGGTCTCCGACCCGATCATCTTCGGCCACGCCGTGGAGGTCTTCTTCGCCGACGTCTTCGAGCGCTACGGCGCCGACCTGGAGGCCGCCGGCCTGTCCGCCAACGACGGTCTGGGCGGCATCCTCGCCGGGCTCGACGCCCTGGGCGACAAGGCCGACGAGGTGCGCGCCGCGATCCAGGAGCGCCTGCAGAAGCTGCCCCGCCTGTCGATGGTCAACTCCGACAAGGGCATCACCAACCTGCACGTCCCCAGCGACGTCATCGTCGACGCGTCCATGCCGGCGATGATCCGCAACGGCGGCAAGCTGTGGGGCCCCCAGGGCGAGGAGGACGACACCCTCGCGGTCATCCCCGACTCCTCCTACGCCGGCGTCTACCAGGCCGTGATCGAGGACTGCAAGGCCCACGGCGCCTACGACCCGACCACCATGGGCTCGGTCCCCAACGTCGGCCTCATGGCCAAGAAGGCCGAGGAGTACGGCTCCCACGACAAGACCTTCGAGATCGCGGCCGACGGCACCGTCCAGGTCGTCGACTCCTCCGGTGCGGTCCTGCTCGAGCACGCCGTCTCCGCCGGTGACATCTGGCGCGCCTGCCAGACCAAGGACGAGCCGATCCGCGACTGGGTCAAGCTCGCCGTCACCCGCGCCCGCGCCACCGGGGACCCGGCCGTCTTCTGGCTCGACGAGAACCGCGCCCACGACGCCAACCTCATCGCCAAGGTGCAGCAGTACCTCGGCGACCACGACACCGACGGGCTCGACGTCCGCATCATGTCCCCGGTCGAGGCCACCAGGCTGTCGGTGCAGCGCATCCGCGAGGGCAAGAACACCATCTCGGTCACGGGCAACGTGCTGCGCGACTACAACACCGACCTCTTCCCCATCCTCGAGGTCGGCACCAGCGCCAAGATGCTCTCGGTCGTCCCGCTGATGAGCGGCGGCGGTCTCTTCGAGACCGGTGCGGGCGGCTCGGCCCCCAAGCACGTCCAGCAGCTGCAGCAGGAGAACTACCTGCGCTGGGACAGCCTCGGCGAGTTCCTCGCGCTGGCCGAGTCGCTGCGCCACCTCGCGGACCGTGACGGCAACGCCAAGGCCCGCGTGCTGGGCGACGCCCTGGACCGCGCCACCGAGCGCGTCCTGACCGAGGACAGGTCCCCGGCCCGCCGCCTGGGCCAGATCGACAACCGCGGCAGCCACTTCTACCTCGCGCTCTACTGGGCGCAGGCGCTCGCCGAGCAGACCGAGGACGCCGAGCTCGCGGAGCGCTTCGCCCCGGTGGCGGCCGAGCTGTCCGAGAAGGAGCAGCAGATCGCCCAGGAGCTGCTTGACGTGCAGGGCTCCCCGGTCGACCTGGGCGGCTACTACCACCCGGACGACGCCAAGGCCGCCGCCGCGATGCGTCCCTCGGCCACCTTCAACGCGGTGATCGACGCGCTGCGCGGCTGACGTCCTCGCGCTCGCCAGGACCGCCCCCGTTCCCCCCAGGGACCGGGGGCGGTCCTGCGTCCGGGGGTATGCCGTGGGGTCGCCGTCGCTGCGACGCGCGCACCGTCGAGCCGTCCTGGGAGCACCCCGCCGGAGGATGGCCCGCAGAGCAGGTGATAGGACTCTTCGGTGAGCACACCCGTCCCGCCCCGCCCCTCCGCCGGCGGGTCCGTGGGCTTCGGGCTCGTCCTGGCCGCCGTCGTGCTCGCCTCGGTCAACCTGCGGCCCGGCGCCAGCAGCGTCGGTCCGGTGCTGGCCGAGGTGTCCTCCTCGCTGGGGATGACCGCCGGCACGGCGGGCGCGCTCACGGCGCTGCCGGGCCTGCTCTTCGGCCTGGCCGGCGCCCTGGCCGTCGGGACGGCCCGCAGGCTCGGGATGACCGCGACGATCACCCTCGGGCTGACGGCCGTCGTGCTGGGGCTGGTGGGAAGGGTCCTCACCGAGCACGTGCCGGTCTTCCTGGCCCTCAGCGTCCTGGCGCTGGCGGGCATGGCGGTCGGCAACGTCCTGGTGCCCGCCTGGGTCAAGCGGCACTCCCCGGACGGCGGTGTACGCCTGCTGACCCTCTACAGCACCGGTCTGACCCTCGGCGGTGCCCTCGGCCCGGCGCTCGCGGCCCCGATCGGCGAGGTCAGCGGCCTCGGCTGGCGCGGCGGGCTGGGCGTCTGGGGCCTGCTGGCCCTCGGCGCCCTGGTCCCGTGGTCGCTGGCCACCCTCCGGGAGCGCCACGGCACGGGCGTGCCGGCCGCGCCCACGCCGGCCCCGGGCGGACGGGTGCGCCGCTCCCCCACCGCGATCGCTCTGACGGCGCTCTTCGGGCTGCAGTCGATGAACGCCTACGTGCAGTTCGGCTGGCTGCCGCAGATCTTCCGCGACGCGGGGCTCGACGCCACGTCCGCGGGGCTGCTCGTCTCGCTCCTGACGGCCGTCGGCATCGTGGGCGCGCTCCTCATGCCGACGGTGATCGCCCGCTCCCGCACGCTCGCGCCCTGGATGGTGGGCTTCGGCGCGCTGCTGGTCGCCGGCTACGCCGGGATCTACGCCGCCCCCGCAACGCTCCCCTGGCTCTGGGCCGTGCTGCTGGGCGTCGCGGGGTGGGCGTTCCCGACCGCGATCGCGCTCATCACGATCCGGACCCGCGACCCGCGGGTGACGGCCCGGCTCTCGGGCTTCGTCCAGCCGGTCGGCTACCTCCTGGCCGCGCTCGGCCCGTTCGTGGTCGGCCTCGTCCACGGCGCCACCGGCACCTGGACGGCCGTGCTGCTGCTCCTCATGGGCAGCGGCGTCCTGCTCACGCTCGCCGGGCTGCGCTGCTCGCGCCCCTCCTACGTCGACGACGAGCTCACGCCGGCCTGACCGGTCGTCGCGCCGACCCTTCGTCGGGCTCGTCACGGGCTCACGCCTATACTCCGCAACCGCGATCCATCCCCCTACCGTCTGGAGCACCATGCGCCTTCGTCACTCCCTCCCGATCCTCTGTGCCGCCGCGACGCTGGCGGTGACCGGCTGCGGGAGCACCGACGACGCGCCGAGCGACGATGCCGCCCCGAGCACGGCTGCCGCCCCCACCGCGGCGCCCGCCACCACCGCCGACGACGCCGATGCCGATCCCGACCCGAACGACGCCGACGACGCCAGCGCGGACGACGCCGCTGACGCGGGCGGTCCGGTCGAGGCCTACCTGGACTGGCTCGCCGCCTCCCGCGAGCCGGACGCGCCGCGGGCGTGCGCACTGATGAGCGAGGAGCTCCAGACCCGCATGCTGGCTGAGCTGTCCGCGGCCCTCGGCACGGAGCTCACCGACTGCGAGGCGATGATCACGGACACGGCGGCCATGTACGCCGCTGCCGGTTCGAGCGCCGAGGTCGACGTCGAGGTGGTGACGGAGACCTCCACGGAGGCGACCCTCTTCGCCACCTACCTCGAGACGGGCAAGTGCGGGACGATCCACCTCGGCGCGACCGCGACCGGCTGGATCCTCACCGAGCAGAGCGAGGAGTGCGCCGGCTAGCCGTTCCGGCCGCGGCCGGCTCGGTGCGTCGGGCGGCGGGTGGTCGCCCCCCTGCCGGTGGGGACCGACCCGGATCGCCCACGGCGCACCTCGGCGGGCCTACCCGCGGGCGCCCTCCCAGGGATAGCCCGCGGCGACGAAGGCGTCGCGCACGGCCTCGCGGGCACCCTCCACGTCAGCGTCGAAGAGCGTCTGCCCGTGGACGCCCTCGATGACGACGGCGCCGCGGCGCCGGTAGACGGCGTCGATCTTGGCGCGCGGGATCACCCGTTCCACCTCACCCCGCCGCCGCACCTCGACGGCGTCGGGGCCGATCTCGAGCACCGGTGAGTCTGCCAGCACCCAGGCCGCCAGGCCGAGGCCCGCCAGCAGCCCGAGCAGGGGCCTGCCCCAGACCAACCAGGCGCTGTCGAAGGAGCTCAGCAGCTCCAGCGGCCCTTGGAAGGGCACCCAGGGCAGGCCGCTCGCCCAGCGAGCCAGCAGGGGCAGGAGAGCGCCGAGGCCGACTCCGCCGGTCATGAAGAGCGCGAGGACCCAGGCCTGGCCGCCCCGGTCGAAGCCCCCGACCCGGCGCGGTGCGGGCACGGAGGGGTCGGTGGCCATGCCAGGGATGCTAGCGCGGACCGGCTCGGGCTACCGGCACCGACCGGCACCGCCGGCGGCCCGGCTCCAGGCGAGGAACGCCTCGACCAGGTGGCCCACGGCGTCCGGCGCCGCCGCCCGGATCGCCTGCGGCTGGGGCCGCGTGATGGTCGCGACCGCCACGACGACCTCCAGCGCGGACAGGTCCTCGCGCACGGTCCCGGCGTCCTGGAGCCGGCACAGCAGCTGCTCGACCTCTTCCAGGGCCTGCTGCTGAGGCTCGACCGCCTGGGCGAGGTAGCCCTCCCGGGACGCCCGCCCCAGGGCGTCGGTGAGCGCACCGACGTCCATGGCGACGAGGTCGCGGACCAGCCCGGACCAGGCCTCCCACGGGTCCTGCGCGCCACGCTCACCGGCACGGCCCACGGCCGCGCGGATGTCGGCCAGGATGTCCAGCACGACCGCCACGAGGAGGCTCTCCCGTGAGGGGAAGTTGCGGTAGAGCGTGGCGATCCCGACCCCGCTCGCGGCCGCCACGGCCTCCAGACCGATGTCTCCGCCGCGCGCGGCGAACAGACGACGGGCCTGGCTGACCAGCGTCGCGCGCCGTCTGAGGGCGTCTGCGCGCACGGCTCTCCTTCGGGCGACGTGAGGACCGGGCGATCCGTCGTGCGGCGTCAGACGTTGAAGCGGAACTCCACGACGTCGCCGTCCTGCATGACGTAGTCCTTGCCCTCGATCCGGACCCGGCCGGCCTCCTTGGCCCTGGCCATGGACCCGGCGGCGTCGAGATCGGCGAAGGAGACGACCTCGGCCTTGATGAAGCCGCGCTCGAAGTCGGTGTGGATGACGCCCGCGGCCTGCGGGGCGGTCCAGCCCTTGCGGATGGTCCAGGCGCGCGTCTCCTTGGGCCCGGCGGTCAGGTAGGTCTGCAGGCCGAGGGTGTCGAAACCGATGCGGGCCAGCTGGTCCAGACCCGGCTCGTCGACGCCGACCGACTCGAGCAGCTCGCGGGTCTCCTCCTCGTCGAGCTCGGCCAGGTCGGCCTCGAGCTTGGCGTTGAGGTAGATGGCCTCGGCCGGGGCCACGAGGGCGGCGAGCTCGTCGTGGAGCGCCTCGTCGGTCAGGCCGTCCTCGTCGAGGTTGAAGACGTAGAGGAAGGGCTTGGTCGTCAGCAGGCCGAGCTGGCGCGCGGCCGCGACGTCGACACCGGCCGCCTCGCCGGAGGCGTAGAGGGTCTCGCCGCGCTCCAGGACGGTGCGGGCGGCCAGGGCGGTGTCGAGGACCTCCTTGTCGGTCTTCTTGCCCTTGACCTCCTTCTCCAGCCGCGGGATGGCGTTCTCCAGCGTCTGGAGGTCGGCCAGGATCAGCTCGGTGTTGATGGTCTCGATGTCGTCGCGCGGGGACACCTTGCCGTCGACGTGGACCACGTCGTCGTCGCGGAAGGCGCGGACCACCTGGCAGATGGCGTCGGCCTCGCGGATGTTGGCGAGGAACTTGTTGCCCAGGCCCTCACCCTCGCTGGCGCCGCGCACGATGCCGGCGATGTCCACGAAGCTCACGGTCGCGGGCAGGATCCGGGCGCTGCCGAAGATCTCCGCGAGCCGCGCGAGGCGCCGGTCCTTGAGCGGGACCACGCCGATGTTGGGCTCGATCGTCGCGAACGGGTAGTTCGCCGCGAGGACGGAGTTCTTGGTCAGGGCGTTGAAGAGGGTCGACTTGCCGACGTTGGGCAGGCCGACGATTCCGATGGTGAGTGCCACGGGGTCAGGAGTCTACCGGTGCCGCGGGACCACCGACGCCGCGCGGACGGCGGCGAGCACGTGGTCCGGCCCGCCCGGCGTGGGCGTCGCGGTCTGTCGGTGCCGGCTGGCAGGGTCGGGGCC
This genomic interval carries:
- a CDS encoding ABC transporter permease, whose product is MGSRKKERIDRLAEAGSLSAGEGVSLWQSAWRRLRRDPVFLVGAVICAAFVILAIIAPWIAPHDPAARLLIDQRSTSNPIPGPQPGFPLGADDAGRDMLSRLLVGSRQTLIVGVMATLGGLLGGMILGTLAGGIGGWVDALVMRVVDVMLSIPSLLMAFSLAAMFARPSQWTVILAIAIIQIPIFARLLRGSMMAQRHSDHVLAARALGVRPPAIVFRHMLPNSVGPVIVQGTLVLAVAIIDAAALSFLGLGNADDTQPEWGQMLGRAQQYFNTHPEVAVYPALCIIVVALGFTLVGESLREALDPKSRR
- a CDS encoding ABC transporter ATP-binding protein, giving the protein MTAQPTTVPTTPHHRGDEPLLSVRDLRVTFGKGAKAFRAVDGVDFDVYPGQTVGLVGESGCGKSVTSLAIMGLLPARGNTVEGSVRFAGDDLLAMRPDQLRDRRGRDLAMIFQDPLSSLNPVVPLGVQVAEVIQRHKGRNRSDAQREAAEMLRRVGIPDPTRRLKEYPHQLSGGMRQRALIAMALACEPRLLIADEPTTALDVTIQAQILALLKELVQESGTALIMITHDLGVVAGLCDEVNVLYAGRIVERAQRHDLFAAPRHPYTGGLLASIPRLHEERGRRLTPVPGSVSDNIPWTSGCAFAPRCASAIEVCRELTPQLVSDTEAVGEDRLLRCHNPLTANPVDDTPTVEEEAR
- a CDS encoding ABC transporter ATP-binding protein, yielding MSTPDATQPAPSTGPRGSATATAEPDVLLDVRGLKVHFPIKKGVIVDRTVGHVYAVDGVDLQIRRGETYGLVGESGCGKSTLGRAILRLEELTEGSVLFEGTDLASLKGEELRRQRRHMQMVFQDPLGSLDPRQTVEQLLLEGMRAHGLTKDGDARERLGQLLQEVGLPRTALSKYPHEFSGGQRQRVGIARALSVNPSLIVADEPVSALDVSVQAQVINLLADLQEELGLTYLIIAHDLAVVRHISDRVGVMYLGALVEEADADDLYQEPLHPYTRALLSAVPVPDPTVEDTREQILLVGDLPSPANPPAGCRFHTRCPWRQETRCDTERPQLRTVEINGVPASHRVACHWAEQIASGELRRHAVKPQDVTDPTLTEHDVDTALGAKGTAFPGVVDGA
- a CDS encoding type 1 glutamine amidotransferase, yielding MSSSRPRVLVVRHEDECPVAGIESWLADVGVGCDVLPAYQGLPVPAELVDHDGLVVLGGHMGADDDADNPWLAPTRSLVAASARAGRPVLGVCLGHQLSAVALGGRVTRNPHGGTRALLPFGATDEGLTDALTSALPAGSPVVHWNDDVVVELPPSAVALATAPDGTVQAARFGERAWGVQFHPEVDLAVVRGWADGSHPVEEQAALGQLEARLSELQQPWAALVRRFGEIVSAAGLEVSAAVR
- a CDS encoding universal stress protein; this encodes MSEDARSIVVGADGGASDGPALRWAAKLAHRTGLPLVAVHSSEPEALAARAAGAGAPDITALLEAEDARAEAVRETVTALAEELGITATTVVERGSPVRSLLEHQGQAALIVVGTGRKGALEEFVLGTTSIGVAAHATVPVVVINPEVDVEALDTGRIAVAIDGSDDSEAAARAAVRYAALSGSSITAVTAWYLEVVNGYVVTEPDSPEWKQIERDREEMLRDVLRPALQDHPDVQVDYQVRRGPIVPTLTEASRDVDLVVVGSRGRGAFTGRLLGSVSQRVMRSAVCPVMVVTAPRR
- a CDS encoding NADP-dependent isocitrate dehydrogenase; amino-acid sequence: MSTIIYTRTDEAPLLATYSLKPIIEAFAGAAGIDVETRDISLAGRILAQFPERLTEEQRQPDALAELGELATRPEANIIKLPNISASVPQLRAAIAELQAQGYDIPDYPESPSTDEERDVRARYDKVKGSAVNPVLREGNSDRRAPEAVKNYARTRPHSMGAWSPDSRTRVATMGEHDFASNEKSVVLEAADTLTIKHVAADGTETVLKGSVPVEAGEVVDGTFMDAAALRTFLAEQVAEAADEDILLSLHLKATMMKVSDPIIFGHAVEVFFADVFERYGADLEAAGLSANDGLGGILAGLDALGDKADEVRAAIQERLQKLPRLSMVNSDKGITNLHVPSDVIVDASMPAMIRNGGKLWGPQGEEDDTLAVIPDSSYAGVYQAVIEDCKAHGAYDPTTMGSVPNVGLMAKKAEEYGSHDKTFEIAADGTVQVVDSSGAVLLEHAVSAGDIWRACQTKDEPIRDWVKLAVTRARATGDPAVFWLDENRAHDANLIAKVQQYLGDHDTDGLDVRIMSPVEATRLSVQRIREGKNTISVTGNVLRDYNTDLFPILEVGTSAKMLSVVPLMSGGGLFETGAGGSAPKHVQQLQQENYLRWDSLGEFLALAESLRHLADRDGNAKARVLGDALDRATERVLTEDRSPARRLGQIDNRGSHFYLALYWAQALAEQTEDAELAERFAPVAAELSEKEQQIAQELLDVQGSPVDLGGYYHPDDAKAAAAMRPSATFNAVIDALRG
- a CDS encoding MFS transporter, whose amino-acid sequence is MSTPVPPRPSAGGSVGFGLVLAAVVLASVNLRPGASSVGPVLAEVSSSLGMTAGTAGALTALPGLLFGLAGALAVGTARRLGMTATITLGLTAVVLGLVGRVLTEHVPVFLALSVLALAGMAVGNVLVPAWVKRHSPDGGVRLLTLYSTGLTLGGALGPALAAPIGEVSGLGWRGGLGVWGLLALGALVPWSLATLRERHGTGVPAAPTPAPGGRVRRSPTAIALTALFGLQSMNAYVQFGWLPQIFRDAGLDATSAGLLVSLLTAVGIVGALLMPTVIARSRTLAPWMVGFGALLVAGYAGIYAAPATLPWLWAVLLGVAGWAFPTAIALITIRTRDPRVTARLSGFVQPVGYLLAALGPFVVGLVHGATGTWTAVLLLLMGSGVLLTLAGLRCSRPSYVDDELTPA
- a CDS encoding TetR/AcrR family transcriptional regulator codes for the protein MRADALRRRATLVSQARRLFAARGGDIGLEAVAAASGVGIATLYRNFPSRESLLVAVVLDILADIRAAVGRAGERGAQDPWEAWSGLVRDLVAMDVGALTDALGRASREGYLAQAVEPQQQALEEVEQLLCRLQDAGTVREDLSALEVVVAVATITRPQPQAIRAAAPDAVGHLVEAFLAWSRAAGGAGRCR
- the ychF gene encoding redox-regulated ATPase YchF; the encoded protein is MALTIGIVGLPNVGKSTLFNALTKNSVLAANYPFATIEPNIGVVPLKDRRLARLAEIFGSARILPATVSFVDIAGIVRGASEGEGLGNKFLANIREADAICQVVRAFRDDDVVHVDGKVSPRDDIETINTELILADLQTLENAIPRLEKEVKGKKTDKEVLDTALAARTVLERGETLYASGEAAGVDVAAARQLGLLTTKPFLYVFNLDEDGLTDEALHDELAALVAPAEAIYLNAKLEADLAELDEEETRELLESVGVDEPGLDQLARIGFDTLGLQTYLTAGPKETRAWTIRKGWTAPQAAGVIHTDFERGFIKAEVVSFADLDAAGSMARAKEAGRVRIEGKDYVMQDGDVVEFRFNV